The Gossypium hirsutum isolate 1008001.06 chromosome D07, Gossypium_hirsutum_v2.1, whole genome shotgun sequence genome includes the window TATTGGTTCTTGTAGCAGACTACAAATATAGTGTGGGATTAAGGCATGTTGGTCCATTTGTAAAAGTAGTTTAAGATGcactgaaattttaaattttaaacaaggATGACAGacttacttatttatataataacatGGTGCTATAAACTTAGAACTGATCTTGGGATTATCATCATTTGATCCACCAAAGCCCCAAGGACCACTAGAATCCACCTTAAACGGAAGAGGTTTAGCTCGGTCTCTCCTCCCTGTAACCTATGTTGACAAAGCACAAGATTTATCAGcaataaaatgaattatattttgaTGCTTGTATTTATTTCGAAAACTAAGAGTAGGGACTGAAACAGCATTGTTAAAGCCCTattgaaaacttaaaatttataagGAAGGTTCATCTTAAAAGTTGCTTGACTTGAAAAGTAATGGATTCTTCAAGCGATCAGTATACCATGATGGATCTTTGGATATCATCTAAACCATGTATGTAAACTAAATATAATAAAGCTTGTAAAAGTACCTTGTGATGAGCAAAATCAATATGGGAAGGATCAGAGACATTCTCCATGAGGGTATCATAACCATAGAACAGATCACGCTGAATATTAACGGTTGCAAACTCGGGTTTTTTAAAGTCATCAGGTAACCTAAAAACCATAGCAATGATGTTTCGTCAAGATATATTATACTATATCATCTGGTTTAGTACTTAACCTAGTAGTTTGAACAACAAACATATACTAAAATTAGATGCAGTGAATTACATTGGGGGCTTGGTGGCACTAGCTCTTTCCTGCCCGTTCTCGTCCGGCCAAACGAAAAGCAAACCTTGAGACACCATTGTAGGAAACACAGTAGCACAGGCTCTTGGAGACTGAACAGCACGAGCTTCAGGACCTTGAGATGCAGCCTGAGGAATCCTAGTGCATGATCCACATCCATCAAAAGACCATCCATGATATGAACATTGCAAGTGCCCATTTTCATCTAGTCGCCCTTCCTACAAAGTTGCAAAGATACCAATCAAAACCCAGAACCCAgtaacccaatttttttttcatttggtagCAGATACAAATAGCCAAATTTAAGGGGCAACCAAGGAAATTTGAACTTTAGCTTATGCACTGAACAGAGTGACATGTTTAATGAAGGTTCAATAGGGCAAACAAAAAAGTGTAAATGCTGCAAAATATATTCACTAGAGCTTACAGGGTTTAAGAATAGAGAGAAAGAAGGCACATACAGATAAAGGAGCAAGCCTATGGGGACACTTATCATCAAAAGCAACCCATTGATTCTTTGATTTATCAAACCAAAGCACTAAATCACGACCCAGAAGCTGAAATGGGGTTGGTAAAGTTGGGTCCAAATCTTCAACCAAAGAAACCGGGTACCAATGATCTTTCCACGAGAACTTAGCATCTGAACTCTCTTCACTAAACTCATCGCTAACTCTATACTCTTCGTCTTGTTTCTGATCCGGTGAGGGTGCTACAGCTGATGATGGAGCTGCCACGTGGGGAGGTTTAAGCCTTGTGATTCTTCTTGGAGCGAGGTTGTTCTTGGTTGGAGATATAAAAGCCTGGGGTTTGCTTGTTTGTGAGGACGCAATAAAAGAAGAGGCTATACGAGTAGTAGAAACAGTGGTAGCTAGAAACACCGCCATTTTTTAATTATCTATGCTGATCTTTTTTCTCTAcatacaaaattatttaatttccttTTGATTCtctttaaagaaagaaaaagaaggaggaGAAACACTTGCGTGCAAGTTTTCTATTTCTAATAGACAGCGAAAGAAAGGCCTAAAACTATCCAACTCGCTCGTCCCCGGAAAATGTATCCTCCGTCTATTGCCTATTACCCAATTCTCATCCGACCACTAAAATAATGACACGTAATAGACTTTTTTAGATGACGCGGTGGGATTCATACCGACCACACAACTATGTTTGTGTACAGTAAAATATTCACCCCTCTTAATATATTTTCACCTAACCACACATTTTTATCTTCTTAACCAAATTGATATTTTTAGTTAATCAATTTAATGAGTTAGTTCTTaataatttctataattattttaagaaaaactaGGTGGAGAACTTGGACAACCATTCCTTTACATTGTAGTTTatcatattttgttttatttcatgttttacataaaattttaagtttaatgataattatttaatgttgattgAGCTTTAGCTTTATTGGCATCATTGTTATTATGGAAACGACGAGGatgttgattcaaatattgatgtgtcgcaaaactaactaaaaatttgactaaggcaagtaaaaatattgttcccacaaagactaaaagtactattaagtactatctttctattatttaaccgaataattttagtgattgattaaaactaaaattaattaacacaataaaaacaaatcatgaaaGTAATCGATTAACAACCAATAAGCAAAACAATAAACAGGAAAGAGTTCACCTAGATTTTATTTGTCACTATCAAtttaaattacgcaatttctttaaTTAGTATATTGATCTGTAAAAATCTCTAAATTAtactaatatctcttttgagcatAAGAACAACTGATTCtagtttgattaattaaaatttattcctaattaaaactcctattatcGTATTAACTCTTATTacggattcccctattagatttgactctaatctggtagatttatgttaccctatttctaggattgcatgcaactccactcaactccactcaattacacaAGATATACTCTTAAACAAGTTTTATTCAACCACCGATTTAAGCACATTAAATATGGATCAATAACCtaaaaatatcaaaccaagaattaaacacacataattgagaacaagaaactaagtatttattacgtaaaatcaaaatcaaacgaCTGAGTCCATCATAGGGTTCTTCTCCCCTAggaatttagaaaattagttcatgcttgaaaataaaaacatccaaaatacAATATAATCGAAAAAAACTAAGAAACTCATGATGGCTTCTTAAGAAATCAATtggaaatcttcaatcttgacggaaATCTCTTCAAAGTCGGCTTCAATAgtatttttcgagttgtttttttaaatattctatgACGACTCCcttctatcttcttatttttgtcatatgctcgaaaaacctaaaaatcgtgATTTTCCGTTGTTCGGTGCTTAATTTTACGAAATTGACATAGCTGTGTGGAATAGTCCAACCTGTGTGGCTCCTGTAACTTTCTCTGACGCTATGATTTTTGCTTCTTTTGCTCCCAAGTGCTCTgttaagcatcaaaacatgaatataaaggattaggagcataaaatccACAATTAACGTCGGATAATCACCCAAGCAgcattaagaatgaggttaaaacatgttacttttagcacttatcaaataTGCTTAAGCGtcttttttctttgatttaagGATCATTGAAGGAATATGGATACAAGTATACATTGTgtaagaaaataattatttaataaaattaaacttaaatttatttataaactaGTTAAATTCTGAGATGGAAAAACTAGTATAATATAATATGAGAAGTTACTAGGAATTGTTGTACCCTTACTTCAACGGGGCACGTGGCAACGTGAAAACCAACCAGAGAGACTCGTGAGCAACCCTTCGCCTTGTACTGTCTAAATGGTCACTTAATGACCGACTATTCCCCATGGAAGGAACCATCCATTTTTGACCACTCGATCAAGTCCTCTATTAAGTCATTCCTTATTAACGGATGCACTCTCTAGGTGATCACCCAAAAATCATCACCTCTCTTAAAAATACCCCCAAAGCACAATATAGAAAAGGGGTTTCTCTCCTTTCCTTCCAACAAAGCCTAAAAAGCCAAGCCATAATCCTCTCCCCTCAAGCCTCTCTTTCACTCTTCTCTCGACACCGACATGGGTGAACTGGCCTTCCTTGTCAACGTCCCCTCCTCTTTTTCCAACCTCATTGATACCCTGCATCAACCTTGGCAAGTTAATAGGAATATAAATATTCCACAAAAAACTTGGTGAGTTAATTTAACTTGTCCATTACAGACAATGTAAAGAGAAGGTGAGAGAGTTCAGATGTTTCACATTTCAGCAGTTGTTACAAGCCATCACTCATCATGGTGCAGAAAGTAAAGTGAAAATGTAGGTCAGCACCCATTTTAAAAAACATTCATTGTTAATGGACAACACTGCTGAAATGAGCCCAACACCAGCTCTacttattcaacccaaaatcttGAGTTGCAGTTGCTTCTGTTTTCTTCCATTTTGTATTGCAAATGACAAAAGCAGAAGGAATAGAAAGAAAAGAACTTAAAATCACTCCATCCTAACCTCATCACCAAAGCATCAAAGTCTTTCACAAATCAACAAAAACCAACACAATTTTTTGCTTTTTTAAGGAAAGATTTAAGAGAGTGATGAAATATTTAAACAACCAAATTAAATGGGGTGGACGCCTTCTCCTCACCCCGATTGGCTTTTTCCCATTATTGATTTTTCTAGCTTaatcttcaatatttaattcaatttggtGCTCAGACAAAACAATCCAGTGATTAATGGACACATGTAATACCTAATTGGGACAAAATATAAAGTTCAAAAATCAAATCGGATACTGaaaaaactcaagtaccaaattgagaaaaaataaagttaaataccaaattgaaAACGGAAGTCAAAATCAGGTAGTAAATAGTATATGAATCCTTTTTTAAGTTACTGTTTACccaaaaatgaaatattaaattgttGTTAGAGGGAGGGACTTTGGTTGAATGGCATAAGAAATTAGATTGTGGTTTCACCCATTCATCAACTCAGAATAAGGATTGGCGTAGGTTCATTTCTAGGGATATTCAATTTCTAGGAATTTTTCCATTTAATTAAATGATATAGTACGAGTAGGAAATTAGTTTCAGATTCCAATTTCATTAGgttttcatttttaacaatagaaaaggAACTGTCAATCCTCTGTAGATCTAACCCTCACACACTGAGCAATGTCAACTACCCCTCCTTCCACCGCTCCAAACGGCCGATCCAGGGTTTTCAGCGAATCAGACGAAATCCAGATCCTCAAATGTTTAATCAGAGCCACCAAATCCATTCCTCCGCCCATCACCACCGTGGGTACCTCTACCATCAACCGCATCATCAAGCGTCTCGACCACAGGTTCACCGTCTCCCAGATCACCGACAAGATCCGCAGGCTCAGAGACAAGCACCACAACCATGCAAGGAACAGAGCCCTGGTAAGGAACCATCACGACCGGCGAATATTCAAGCTTTCCAAAAGAATTTGGGGCAAGAAAGCAACACCCAGAAAGAAGAATAGCAAGTCAGAAGATCAAGGGGCTATTGAAATGGGAGGTGATGGGGTCGAGAAATTGGACAAGTTTCCATACCTGGTGGCTGAGTTTTCCAAGGTTTTGCCCGAAAATGAAGTGTGGAAACAGAAGATGAAGAGAGTGGAAGAGGAGAAGTTGAGGAAGATGGATCAAGAATGGGTGATGTTGAAGGTTGAAGAAGCTAAATTGGTGGCTAAGAAGGCTGAGTTAATACAGCAGCAGATTATGGAGGTAATGGGGGGAAATGGGTCCGCAAATGGGGTTTAATTACTTTCTGACTCTTTCTAGTTGggttgtgttttttttatttattatagtacTTGAATTTTGATGCTTGGTCGGGCATGGAGGATTGAAGTGCAAAGGGAGGAACAAATTTGGGGTTTAACAATGTTTACTTGTGAAGACCCCATTAATCCAAAATGTTGTAAATGAAGTTGAAGGGTATGATTTCCGGATTTTCATTTCAATCAGTGATACAAATGCTGGATGCCATTTTCATTTTACCTAGTTTTTTGTGTTTAAGCAGGTAGCTGCATTTTGGCTCATGTGAAAATTTGTACACTCTGTAGCTTGTGAGTTTATTTTGTTAGACCCTTTTTAGATGGTGCTGGTGTTACTGTTTTTAGGGCACATAAACAGTTCTTACttatctttttccttctttctacGAAATGGGAAGGAGTTGGTCAAAAGAACCTTTCAAGGAGGCAGAGAGAGGGAATAGGGTTTTTTCACAAGATCAAACCTTGGTTTTGGTAAAAAAATATGTCTACAAACAATACttttttgtaattatatttttagataCCTTTAGCACTTAATAAAA containing:
- the LOC107954179 gene encoding pheophorbide a oxygenase, chloroplastic, giving the protein MAVFLATTVSTTRIASSFIASSQTSKPQAFISPTKNNLAPRRITRLKPPHVAAPSSAVAPSPDQKQDEEYRVSDEFSEESSDAKFSWKDHWYPVSLVEDLDPTLPTPFQLLGRDLVLWFDKSKNQWVAFDDKCPHRLAPLSEGRLDENGHLQCSYHGWSFDGCGSCTRIPQAASQGPEARAVQSPRACATVFPTMVSQGLLFVWPDENGQERASATKPPMLPDDFKKPEFATVNIQRDLFYGYDTLMENVSDPSHIDFAHHKVTGRRDRAKPLPFKVDSSGPWGFGGSNDDNPKISSKFIAPCYYINKIEIDTKLPIVGEQKWKIWICSFNVPMAPGKTRSIVCSARNFFQFTVPGSAWWQVVPRWFEHWTSNKVYDGDMIVLQGQEKIFLSKSMESSEDINKQYTKLTFTPTQADRFVLAFRNWLRRHGNGQPEWLTSVGQQPLPSTVLSKRQMLDRFEQHTLKCSSCKQAYKSFQTWQKILMGATVAFCATASIPSDIQFRVVLALLGVVSAGLAYTLHELEKNFVFVDYVHAEID
- the LOC107954177 gene encoding probable transcription factor At2g01370, with the protein product MSTTPPSTAPNGRSRVFSESDEIQILKCLIRATKSIPPPITTVGTSTINRIIKRLDHRFTVSQITDKIRRLRDKHHNHARNRALVRNHHDRRIFKLSKRIWGKKATPRKKNSKSEDQGAIEMGGDGVEKLDKFPYLVAEFSKVLPENEVWKQKMKRVEEEKLRKMDQEWVMLKVEEAKLVAKKAELIQQQIMEVMGGNGSANGV